The Meles meles chromosome 6, mMelMel3.1 paternal haplotype, whole genome shotgun sequence genome has a window encoding:
- the LOC123944925 gene encoding ribonuclease pancreatic-like, which produces MAQERFCILFPPLVLVLLVLGCVQPSLAKESQAEKFLRQHMDPDTSTVTPDYCKQMMKRRNMTVGYCKPKNTFIHEPLPDVQVVCFEGTVRCEKGKLNCHKSTSKMRITYCHLKKGSKYPNCDYETQQLQKSIVVACECRQYETVHFDGFV; this is translated from the coding sequence ATGGCTCAGGAGAGGTTCTGCATCCTGTTCCCACCACTGGTCctggtgctgctggtgctgggcTGTGTCCAGCCTTCCCTGGCCAAGGAATCACAGGCCGAAAAGTTTCTGCGGCAGCACATGGACCCGGACACCTCCACCGTCACCCCTGACTACTGCAAACAAATGATGAAGCGCCGGAATATGACGGTTGGATATTGCAAGCCGAAGAACACGTTTATCCACGAGCCTCTGCCAGATGTCCAGGTTGTCTGCTTCGAGGGAACTGTCCGCTGCGAGAAAGGGAAGCTCAACTGCCACAAAAGCACCTCCAAAATGCGCATCACCTACTGCCACCTGAAGAAAGGCTCCAAATACCCCAATTGTGACTACGAGACCCAGCAGCTACAGAAATCCATCGTCGTGGCCTGTGAGTGTAGACAGTATGAGACAGTCCACTTTGACGGTTTTGTGTAG